tgtccaAAATGATACATGAGAGGCCctaattaaatgttttctttcaatgaaaattaaaactactttaagatttcatctcaccctagtcagaatggcaattatcaagaacataagcaataataagtgttggagaggatgtggaggaaaaggcacactcatatattgctggtgggacaacAAATTActgtaaccaatctggaaagcagtatggagattccttggaaaacttgaaatagaaccaccagttgatccagttatcctactccttggtctatacacaaaagacttaaaagcagcatactgtAGTTatgcagccacaacaatgtttatagcagctcaattcacagtagctaaactgtggaaccaacctagatgcccttctacagatgaatgaataaagaatctGTGATATTAACACACAAttgaacattactcagcattaaaaaggaataaaattctggcatttgcaggtaaattgatggagttggagaatatcatgctaagtgaagtaactaatctcaaaaaaaccaaaggctgaatattctctctgataagtggatgctgatccataatgggagggtGGTGTGGGtagatggaggaactttgggcaaaggggaagaaggTCCGAGGAGGGgccatgggggcaggaaagatggtggaacgagatgaacatcattaccctaagtacatgtatgattgcacatgtGGTGTGACACTAtctcatgtacaaccagagaaatggaaagttgtgCTCCAATTGTGTATAATcaacaaaatgcattctgctgtcatgtgtaactaattagaacaaattaaaaatgttttctttcttccttctcttattGTAATATGGGTAATAGGGAAGCTCCTGCAACCATTCTGCAGCATCTCTAatgttattctttcttctttacctGAAGACCTCTTCCTGGGCACTATCCAGCTATTATTCCTGTCACCACCCTGCATTCCTTCACTCCCCTGTGCCTGAGGGCCCATCTTTAAGGAAATATCATCAACTTCCATTTGCTAAGTGATAAACTATGGAGTGGACTTAGGGAACTATATGGTTTCCTGTTTGGGACCCACTGGAGTGATGACTTCCTCTCTAGTGTCAACAGAAAAGTCCTGGTAATCCTCTCCCATGGCCTTCCTCCTATGGTTCCTGATTTTTATCCTTTGGCTGGAGGCATGACATTTCTACTTCTGAATTCTATCCTGTATTTCAAGGGAAGGAGTAGGTTTGAGAAAAGACAGAGCAATGATGTGTAGGTGCCTGAAGGATCCACGCTGAGAGCAACAAAGAGCAAATCTTGGAGATGCAACATCACGTGGGAACACTCAGCTGCAGAACCCAGAaccactttgtttatcttttaatttcaaaGGCGATATTGAATGACAGTTTGTCTTATGAATTGTGTTACCAGGACTGATAGTCTCCACCTTAAGAAATTTAACCTCTGATGGATGAGGCAAGAGAAAGCAGTCACTGCAGAATGCCCTGAGAGGGTTATAAGCGTGCAAAATGCATCTTGTCActatcagagaaagaaaaataattgtgaatTTGATTATTGGGTTAACAACTTCTTAGAAGAAGCTGTGCTTGTGGGAAGCTTTGCAATCTGAATAGTATGCAgacaaaatataggaaaaatatatttcagaataatGTGTTCAACATTTAAGTGGCATGAAACAATGTACCATCATTTGGAATAGCAAGCACTTTGGTAGGGATTGTGatgatacaatttaaaatttaccttCATATCTGATAGGAGCTATTGAAGAGTTATAATCTGGGAAATTATCTAACAACATTTTCAGTTTAGAAAGATGATGATGGTAACATGAAACACTTAAATAGTGCTTAGTATCTGAAGACACTGTTCTAAGTGCTCACCATGTTTTATCTGATTCAGTCTTCAGGATAACTCTCATGCCTTTTTGGTCTCACTGAGAAGACTAGCTTGGGGATAAACAGGCTCATTCTTGCAGTAATGCAAAGGATACAGGATGATTTCATAGAAAGGGAATATGGTTAAAGAATTTTCTACCCATAGAATCATCAGGAATTAATGATTAATTTGATTTGTGGTATAAGAGATTTAACAACAGTAGTGAAGACAACATCCACCTGTGTGTCTTCACTGTGTGTGGTGGAGTGAACTTTCACCAAGATTGGGCATGAAGATAGCAGAGGAAGCTCAAAGTTGGATGAGAAGTTTATTGATATGACTAGAATCTCTGTCATCGAAGAAATTACAAAAGAACCTGGATTATAACAAGGTTGTGGTCAATACAGAAATACATATAGGAGGAAATTCAAATTTATTGTAACAAAAGGTAAGAAAAATTAGTTATGCTCCAAAACAcaagtaataaaaacaaatatggaTACACAgaatgtatcaaaataaaaaaaccttcTGCATAACAATCATCAAATGGAGAGAATATTGGTAACCATACAGTCAATAAGAATTACTATTCAAAATACATAAGGATTCAAAGAGCTCAATAATAAGGAAACAACcatattaaaaatgggaaaaagaccTGAGcacatatttctcaaaagaagacagaaacatGGCAaacatgtatattaaaaaaaaaacaacacaacatACTAACTATCAGGGAAATTCAAGTGAAAACCTCACATCTGTTAGAATGTCTattgtaaaaaaatgaaagacatgTGTTGAGGAGTGCTATAGTTGAGATATGGTTTGAGCATCCTCCAAGAGTTCATCTTGAGCTTGGTCCTCAGGATGCTGGTACTAGGAGGTGCTGTGgatcctttaagaggtggggcctagtgagacATATTTAGGTGATTTGAGGGAGTGCTCTCAGAGGGGGTCTTGGGACTCTACTCTCCCTCTGGCCTCCTGTTTGTAGATGTGATTTCTTCCTCCCAGAGGTGTACCTATCATTGTCATTGCCATAATACGATGCAACCAAGAAGCCCCTCTCCAAAGCTGAGCTGACCGCAGTACCATGTCCTTGAACTTCCAaagcaatattttctttatacactATAGCCtgcctgaattattttttttagcaatACAAAATAGATAATACAGAGATAttgaggagaaaaggaaataattacaTACTGTTGATgaattaatatagaaaatatggaaagaagtatggatgCTCTTTTTTTAACTgtgatgttaattatttttttaattgcttaaaaatttatttgagctaattagttatacatgacagtagaatgtattttgacacatcatacataaatcaagtataatttctcattcttctggttgtgcatAAAGTAGAATCACAgcagtcatgtaatcatacatttacctagggtaataatgtccagttcattctaatATCCTTCCTTCTTCCATACCCACTACCTTCCCTCAGTcctctctgtctaatccaaagtacctctttTTTCCTTAGCATGCTCCCCCTTTTAgtgaattaacatctgcatatcaaaggaaacattgggcctttggtttttcaggattgttttattttgcttgcatgcttttaaaacaagtaaaaatggAACTACCAAGTGATTCAGTAATTTttctactgggtatatatccaaaagatatGAAATTACTATGTTAAAAGATATCTCTACTTTCATGTTCATTGTAATActcttcacaatagctaagatattaAATCAATCTATGGGTCCATCaatggattaaataaattaaatatggcacatatacacataatactattcatctatttaaaaaggaggaaatcctgtcatttatggCAACATAGATAAacctagaggacattatgctaggtTAATAAGctaattacagaaagaaaaattccacatattatatatatatatatatatatatatattatgtggaattttaaaaagttaaataatagaataatagaatAGAAGGATGGTTACTGGAGGGCTATGGGTAGGGATAGAGGTTGGGTGGGTTGCAGAGATGTTGGTCAAAATATACAAAGTTTTGTTAGATGAGAATAATATGTTAAAGAGATCTGTTGTGCatcatggtgactatagttaataacaacatACTTACATTAAAACAGCATGTCATAtacaatgaatatatatatatatatatatattttaaagttccaaataaaaaaccaaagatatgaaaaattgtgctctctatgtataataagaattgtaattcattccgctgtcatgtatttaaaaaaataaaatcaataaaaaagttaaagaaactgcaaaaaaattacctttaaatAAGAATGTATATTGGCCTTCTTTGTTTACCTCTAAATTATCCAGATCTTTCTTGTTTCAGGGCTTATGGATATGTTGCCCTATCTAAAGAAATTCTCCCCCCAATGATCCCCTTTACCTGGTGACTGAGTCTTACACTTCAGAGTTTAGGTGAAATGTCAGCCTCTAATAGGAAAGCAGCAGAGCACAGCAAGCACATTGGAGGAGTGGGGGGAATGGGAAGGGAACACTGGGGATTAAATGGACCAAATTTTGTTATGTGCCTCTATTgacatatcacaatgaatcctgttattaagtataattataaagcatcaataaaaattttaaaggtctaTTCCTTTGGTAAGCCAGTCccataatcaaaataaattaaattttcttttagtctCCCCTATTCTAGATTGTGCACGCACTCTCTGTATAAACTAGACTTACACTGGCTCTAAAGTGTTTTCCCTGAATTTATCTGTATATTGAGACTGGTTTGAAACAGAATATAAGGCTTATGATCAGAgatcacacatattttttttttcatcacatattTCCAGTAGCTAAGAAAGCATCTGGTGTATATTAAGGAAGTAAGATAAATTGTTgaaataagaaacacaaaaaagTATATCCTGCATGCCTTAAAATAAAGTGGAGCTTAATCCCATCAGTGGGTGGCAGCAGATGATAAAGAAGGTTTAGAAAGGAAGGATGGTTgagatagtcttttttttttttttttgagagagagagagagagagagaatcttttaatatttattttttttagttctcggcagacacaacatctttgtttgtatgtggtgctaaggatctaacacgggccgcacgcatgccaggcgagcatgctgcctcttgagccacatccccagccctgagatagTCTTGAAATGTATGATTGTATGTCCAAGTTAAATAATAGGAGCTTTTCCAGAAAGAATCAGCAGCTCTTGAGAAAATACAATCATGTCAATTAGAGGCCCAGCAAAATTTTGGTGAACTTCAGAATGCACAAGTAGGCACTGAAGGGAAATGCATAATGATAACCTCAGAAATAATAATGTTGGAGAGGTAGGCAGAGACCACAGGAGAGACTCAGACTCATGAAGAATGCTTGGTTTCATCTCATTTGATCGAATAAGTTATTGGACGTGTTTTCCATGGATTTTCTGGCCATTCTAAGACTTCTGATGTTTTTCTACATTAATATTAATTCAAATCCTTTCCTTGAAATTGTTTGAGAAATTTAAGTAATTGATTCAATGCTAGTAGCTTCTTTAAATAGAAGAAGTAAGTATGTTATTCAGGAAATATGTGGGGGCTGACAAGGAGAGCCAGGAAGGAAATACATATGAACAGAACAGCGATTCCATCAGGAAGTTCCAGTCTCAAAGCAACAACACAACAGACCCATGTGCAGGCAAAGACAGGTCAATGTGTAGTTTGAGGTGGTGAATGAGATTGCAAAAAAAGTCACTAATATTTGCTGCAGAATTAAAGGGGCCGATgttgtgcattttcttcaagGAAAGGAGGAGTCAGTTAGATAACCTGCTTCTGCTCAGTGGAATTGACAGTTTAGATACCATCTTTGCTATGCTGAATTTCTCTTAACAACTTACATGTATCTTTGCTCTCATAAATCTATCTTTGCTTTCATTTGAATGACAATATGTTATGCAATAATGTGTATTTAATTTTTCCTGGAACTGAGTAAAcccttttaatatattatttttaaaaaaattttaatttatttgttataatcAACTAtccatgacaaaaaaaaagtttttttgattcattatacacaaatgaagcacaatttttcacttctctggttgtagaTGAAGACTCCTAACATTTGTgcatcatacatgtacctagggtaatgatatctgtctcattccactatctttcctatacCCATGTTCCCTCCtatcccttccctcccctttgcccaattcaAAGTTCCTTCACTCATCCCAGACCTTCCTCATTATGGATTGGCATCCATtcatcagaaaaaataattgacctttggttttggggattggcttgtttcacttaccatgatattcccaaactccatccatttacctgtaaatgccatataTTCTTAAACTTGTTAGAGAAGCATTAATGGGAGAAAATCAAACTTGTCTTGGCTCCATTGATAAAGGGTAAATTGTtctttatatgtagaaaatatcTTTATGTTATACTGTATTTGggtaattaaatgagaaaatagatgCAAGCACACATTTTCTTGGCAATCAATAGCCATAAAGAGTCTAAAATTGATTCTTTAGTTAAGAGAAAACCAAGTCTTGCTCATTGTTCTTTGAAGGGCTGATTTGAATTCCTTATTTCTCAGACTATAGATCATTGGATTGAACAATGGGGTGAGGATGGTATAAGACACAGATATCAGGGTGTCTTGGCTGGAAGAGTAGTTGGACTTGGGCCTCAAGTAGATGAAGGAGGCACAGCCATAGTGCACAGTCACCACAATGAGATGGgaggcacaggtggagaaggctttgtatCTCCCAACAGAGGACGGGATCTTTAGAATGGCAGAGATGATGCGGACATAGGACACCAGGATGAGTAGCAGTGGGATGACCAAGACCAAGACACCCAGCATGAAGATGACCAACTGACTGAGGCGGGAGTGGTGAGATGCCAGTTTGAGGACAGGAGAGATGTCACAGAAGAAGTGATGCAGTTGGTTGGAGGAGTGGAAGGGCAGGTGAAATACCAGGGAGGTAGTGACCAAAGAGACAGTGAAGCCACAGGCACAGGCAGCAGCCACTAATCCCAAGCACACCCCGTGGCCCATGAGCACTGTGTAGCGTAGCGGGTTGCAGATGGCCACGTAGCGATCATAGCCCATGGCTGCCAGCAGGAAGGAGTGAGAGCAGCCCAGGAAGAGGAAGGTGAAcatctggatggcacagcccagGAAGGAGATGGTCTTCTTCTGAGCCAGCAGGTCCACCAGCATCTTGGGCACAATGACAAAGGTGTAGCTGGTCTCAGAGCAGGAGAGGActgagaggaagaagtacatgggggtgtgaagGGCTCTGTCCAGCACAATGGTGGACATGATGATGGCATTGGTGCCCAGTGTGAAGAGGTAGACGAGCAGGAAGACCATGAACAGCAGCCTCTGGAGGCTGGCCAGAGCTGAGAAGCCCAGGAAGACAAACTCTCTCACCCAGGTCTCGTTGACCCACTCCATAGACAGCAGTTCTATATAGGAGCGTCAGGGACAGAGGTGGAGGCCAGGACCCAGGAAGAAGAGCAGAAAAGTACAGGATCCTCAGCGTGAAGTTTGCATGTGACAAGTATTTCTGGATATTTGGTAGAGTTCTTTCACTCCCTCTTTAAAATGTCTGCTAAAAGAAGAATTGGTGCTAAATATTCCAAAGAATAACTAACTCCAGTTTGGAGGCTTTTTGTAATTTGAAAAACAGCTCCTCATTTTTGTCAAGTATTATACCAATGTCTAAAAgatttcccttttttgttttatatgcattatttgtttttcttgtttaataTAAACCCAAGGACTCTAGGTCTCTGTGAGTAAACATTGTTAGCTTGAACAATCTGATCCTGATCAGAATGCAAAATGAAAGAATTGTGAAACCAATCATATTGTGCTACATGAATCTATGAATGCATCAGAAggaattataattcttttttctaaTCATGATGCACAAATTTAAATGACTAAATATACAAACACAAAATGAAAGAATTGTGAAACCAATCATATTGTGCTACATGAATCTATGAATGCATCAGAAggaattataattcttttttctaaTCATGATGCACAAATTTAAATGACtaaatatacaaacaaacaaataatgaaTCAAACAGAAGGGAAAGCCGTGGATTAGAAGAGAAAGGATGAAAAGGAAGGTAATGGGAAGTGCTTGCGACTGAAAGGGAACAAATTTTATAGGATTTTATGAATATGCTGATATGTTCATTACAATTACTTTAACATAGTCCACAAAACAATAAGAAACAAGAAATTAGCTTTACTTACAACAGACTGACTAATAAGAAGCCAATTGGAAACACTGCTTGAGGTTCCAGAAACTAGCACATCAAATCAAAGGTGGGGCAGAAGATAGCATTAAaggcaatatattttttcttattcaggAAAGATAAATCACCAGGTGGTAGAGAGACTAActtggtgacattttttttttgcacatgtcAGTTTTTCCATTCTGTGTTTCCACAGAGAAACTTATAGAAATAGAGCTTTTCAGAAGTGGCTCACATCTTGCCACAGAATATGAAAGAGAGTAGGACAATTGCCATTTGACAGGTTCTTCATTCCTGCTTGAAACCATCAGTTCTTATGTACTGGTAGGCCGGTAAGAATGCTTTGGAACATTTTGCTACTAAAACTAGTTTGCAAAGTTCCAGAaagaattatttctaaaataatttttaggctttaaatgagataattttttccatgtgtacatTTTCCAACTGTTTGACCTAAtaataagaaatttttctttgagTAGAAAAATAATCCACTATGTATTAGCTAGATAcagtcttcatttattttcataggaggcttttaaataatttcatgctGAGAAATTTTTCTCATCTTCTATCGGAATTTTTTTGCATCTTTTAAACCAAATACTTCTATTTCTAGATCCTAAGTTAAATCATGAAGATGTCTGAAACTCATTGCATCTATACCTAGAATTTAGagtcaatatattttttccttactaAAAACTGGCCCTAAACATGATCTCTGACCTCTATAAGGATATAACTAAAACTTATTAGTTACTGTTATTATTTACCATACCTTTCCACTATTAACACCTATCACTATTGTTCCACTATTATTCACTGTTTATAagtaatacatataaatataaaaaggtctaTGGCATTTATAACTTCAATATATGTATAAGAGAGACAGAGTGAatgagtatgtgtgtgtaagtGCGTAGTAGTCATGTCTTTTCTATACCAAGAAAATCAAAAGATCCCCCACATAACACCCACCTCTTAGGACAAGGAATTTCCTATCATTTCAAATCACTGAAGAAAACTTATGATCCTTGCTTATTTTTGACTCACTGCTGTCCCAGAAGACTTCCATCTGGTCTCCTAAGCACTCATACACTTCTAATGCCCACTATACCCTGTGATGAATATGATGGAAATAAGTAGAGCACAGAAGCTGACATTCTCTAGTTCTGAAAGAGTACCTGTATCTACCAAAGAAAATCAAGTTTGATTATTTGTCACTGAGGCTCAAACAGTCAGCCGATCTCAGTGATGTGGATTTTTTACATAGTTATTCATACAGCCCCCAAGCTTGAATGAATTGTATAAATGATTTATTGTCACTTTTCCTGATATATAGAGACCTAGCATCACAGTTCATCTGAGAAGTCAGCCCCATCTGCTCAAGAGGACATCAGGGACCACACATAGTATTTTATCATCAATACCACgatagaataaaaattagaattgttTTTCAGCCAAAGAGCTATAGGTTataacataaatatgaaaaaaaatctttcaatataGAGTAAGAATGTCTAGATTTTTAGATTTGCTTTAGTGTGACTCAGGAAGAAGGACTTAACATAGGTATTCAATCTTCTTATGTTAAAGTGAACAAAAGAAgcaagaactgaaagaaaatgttagATTCATGGAAGGTCCAAAGCAGAGGGTCCATGAATAATAGTTTGCAGAAATGTTTTGACATAGGGTAGTAGGTAGTATATAAAGCCCTTGAGATTTTTTGATTCAGACAGTCTAAAGTTCTCTGTTTAGATGCTTAAAATTTCCCTTATTATGATATTCTAGAAGGCATGTATAGAATTCAGGTTATGATCCTTGCAGATGATAGTTTCCTATTTTTGTTCCCAAATCTCAGATGTTCTACAGGGTTATATGTAATCTGAACTTAGATAAAAGCTCAATACATAAGTGAGCTGGATGTACTCAAAAAAGGAGCAATCTACTGAGCTTTCATATgtgaaaattttgagaaattctaatatttatcTTAACAAAACCATCAACTAATTAGTAGAAGAAATTATGACATAGCCTCAGAGTGAATGAGGtggaatttttgtcttttaaaatacacatgaaaaaaattaatttctccaaAATTGAATTTAAGTATCATATTTCAATTATAGtgaaaaaatatacattcttGAGTAGACAACAGAGAACAGTAAAAAGGAGAGAGGTGGGGCATCTGTTCCATTTAATCTATGAGTCAACCCTTGATGGGTTGACTCATAGATTAAATGGAACAGATGCAAAGCAAAACTTAATGCAAAATGAACATTAAGGcgggggaaggaaaggaaagaagagggaaagcaAGGGAAAAAATCTAGTTGGGAGCCAAAATGATCCAGTGTAATcgtctaggaaaaaaaaaaaaaaaaaaactctgagaaATGCACAGCCCATTCCCAATCATTCTTGGTACCTAGGATGAAAAGTGGGCACTGATTTTCCTTTTCATCCCTATCACTTACCAGAAATTTCTTTAAGGGGCAGAGGACCAGTGTTCTCATGTCCAACTCATCATTTGTGTCCGGGCCTCACAAAGTCCCTCTAATGTCCCCACTGCTCAGCAGGGACCTATAACGCTATCCTTTGTCCAATTCAAAGACAAGCAGCTTTTTAGTATCAGGgattctttggaaaataaaacttaagCCACAGATCAGGGCCTGAGAGAAGAGCAGAACAAAGAGAATCTGCCCTAGGACAGAGGCTCTCAAATGCCTCAAAGGAGTGAGGCTCCTCCATCCATCGGGACTCTCCTCCAGATGGGTCTTTATCTTCAGAGCTGTTGACCAGCATACTTCATGGTTATTAGAGGTGTGTGCTGTGATCACTGGGCTCCTGAGGCTAGTTCCACTGCCCTGGAGACATTGTCTTGGGGTTAATTAGAAGTCAggcttattttggaaaaataatgtcACCAGTTTCTCAAAGGTGGTGGGTTTAGGTGAAGAGCCTGGGGACAAGGAACCAAGAGTATAATTAAGAAAGTTGAGTCCATCTGTCGGGGATTCTAAACCACAGCTAAAACTCTAGAGCTGCTGACCAAGTAGAAAATGCTCATTGAATTTTAAGCCAGGAGACTGGTACATTGGTACCGTGGCTCTGAACTTTAGGTTttgcaaaaattcaaaatatgcttTATCACAATTTTATCACTTTACCCCCAGAAATTCTCATTGGATTTGATTTATTCTTCAAAAAACCTAAATCTTTATCAAATATCTAAAATCTGGTGGTGATATATCGTTAAATGCTTGTTTTTGTATGAATACATTTGCTCAGATAACAATATACAGTCTAGTTGGCGCTACCATCCAA
This region of Ictidomys tridecemlineatus isolate mIctTri1 chromosome 11, mIctTri1.hap1, whole genome shotgun sequence genomic DNA includes:
- the LOC101974340 gene encoding olfactory receptor 10K1 yields the protein MEWVNETWVREFVFLGFSALASLQRLLFMVFLLVYLFTLGTNAIIMSTIVLDRALHTPMYFFLSVLSCSETSYTFVIVPKMLVDLLAQKKTISFLGCAIQMFTFLFLGCSHSFLLAAMGYDRYVAICNPLRYTVLMGHGVCLGLVAAACACGFTVSLVTTSLVFHLPFHSSNQLHHFFCDISPVLKLASHHSRLSQLVIFMLGVLVLVIPLLLILVSYVRIISAILKIPSSVGRYKAFSTCASHLIVVTVHYGCASFIYLRPKSNYSSSQDTLISVSYTILTPLFNPMIYSLRNKEFKSALQRTMSKTWFSLN